ATGGGGATATTCACGTACAACTTTAATCAAACTTCTTTTTAATAACAGATTATAAATTAACCATTCATGTTTCTATCAATCCAGCATCCCAGCTCCCCTCACTGAAATTGTAAGCCTTAAAATTCATTAACCTGGTCACCATCCTTGATGCCATAATCTCTAAGATAAGTTGTTTCAATGACAAGCTTACGTCCTTCATAACATAAGCAAAATTACCCCCAAACATGAGCCTTACAATTCAaaaatcaatggaaatataATAAATCAGCTAACAGATTATGATAATCTGGTAAATTAACTACCCCTAACACCACCTTCTGCTCAAAGAAGATATTATATTAGAACTTACACTTCACATCACAACAGACATCTGGTATTATATCAACTCTCAAGTCTTAAcagatttaaaaattataacacAAGAAAGTAATTCAGCAATTTAGTAATTCAACAGAACAGCAATAATACCAGAACAGCAATTCAGTAATTCAGTAATTCActtcaaaattaattcaataataagacagaatagcaaaaaaaaaaaaaaacaaaccagAAGCAGTTGAAGCAATTGGAAATGAACAACAAACAGAACAGCAATTTCAGTCAAGTTACATACCTGAGGGTGGTGGTGGGTGCGACTTGCAAGGGTGGTGCCAACCTGCTGGGCGCTGGCTGTGGCTGGCTGTGTGCTATAGTGCTAGGCTGCTCTNNNNNNNNNNNNNNNNNNNNNNNNNNNNNNNNNNNNNNNAGAGAGAGGTTGTGAGACCAAGGGAGTAGGGAGAGAGGGGCTAGGGTTCATTTGGGGGTGGGTGGTGGCGTTATCCTGGCTGTTGGGTCAGTGGGTCAGTGGCGTTATCCTGCGACGGCTTTGTGTTCGTGGTGCACCGGCGGTGGGGGATCTCTGCTCTGTCCGCGAAGAGGAAGGCTTCGACGTTGGGACTTCGGAGGAAGGCTTCGAGGTGGTGGGAGGGACGTGGGTGCCGCCAGCCTCGAGACTCAAGGACGTGGGTCAATGGGTGGCTGGCTCCGTGGCTGGGTGGTGGGTACGCGGTGGGCGAGATTTGGAGAAGAGAGAGGCTGGGTTAGGTTTTGATTGGGGGTTAGGGTTAGGGACGCGCAGCACTGCAGCAGTAGCACACTAGCATTCGTTTGGGGGGAGAATTTTTATCGGTTTTTTCGGTTTTCGGTTTATTCGGTTTTCGGTTATTTCGGTTCGGTTCGTCGGTTTAGTTCGGTCCGGATcggttttgaacacccctaatACTAACCTCAAATTTGAGGTCCCCGAACTTTGCCTTGTCATTATACTGAGGATATATGGTTGGTGATTCCTCATCAGACTCCAATTCCTGGCCTGAGTCCTTCGAGTGCCATGAGTTGAGATCCGAATCACCATCATCAAGGGGATTATCTTCTAGGTCTGCCAAATCAAAACCATAATGTAATTAGTCATGTTACCAAAATTAAATCAACAACTACAAACCAATTGAGTTAGCCAAATACCTGAGTCACTGTCATCCTCATCCTCAGAAGCTTCATAGCTTGAATCGTCAGTCTCTATTTCTTTCTCTGCTAATCTGGTCTTAGCAGGCTTGTGCTTCTCTTTGACCTCACTTTTTTTGTTCTGACCAATAGAGTTCACACCATCATCACTGTCACTGCTAGATTCATCATCCCCTAGTACCTTTGGAGGTTTGTAAAGGCTGTCCTCAGCACTCTCATAGGAGTCATGAGAGTCATTGTCTTCTTCAACCTCCAAAGTCTTTACATGCCTTCCAGCTCTTGTGGTGGTAGTGACCTTGGTCTTTCTTTTGGTCTGAGATAGAGCAAGGGTAGGTTTGGTAGGCTGACTATAGGATTTTTTGGAATGTGATGGAGTTTGCACAGGGTGATGTGATATTTTGGTGGGCTGAGATGATGGTCTGGTGGGCTTAGATGAGGGTCTAATGGGCTTAGATGATGGACCCGTGGGCTTAGATGATGGTCCACTGGGCTTAGTGGGCTCCTTAGTGGGCTGAATTGGTTGCTTAGTGGGCTGGGTATGCAGTTTAGTGGGCTGACTTGGTTCCTTTGTGGGTTGGGTAGAAAATTTGGTAGACTGAGAAGGCAACTTTGAAGGCTGAGAGGATAATCTGCTACCTTCAGCTGATGCCTTCGTGGATTCAGAGCATGGTTTTTGGCGGGATGGTAACTTGGTGGGTTAAAAGTGATGTCTCTTGGTTTAGGTTTGCTTAATTTTTGGCACATCTTCTTCCTGCTCATCAACCACACATGGCTCTGAAACACCATGCTCGAAATACAGGTTGATCAAGTTGAAGTTCCTTCTGCAATCTTTCACCATTGCAATCAAATCATGATCTGTGGCCAGCCTCCTCagcccatattcaaggggaACCCCTGGAGATTTCCACCAATACTCCCTAGCCTCAGCATATCCCAGTTCCACATAGTATCCCTTCACAAAGAACACGTCCAGTGTATCACCTTCAACTTCCATTAACACCTCTGTGTGATCCGACTCATAGTATAGATTTTCACCCTCATCCTTTTTAAACTTTCCACCATGGTGAAATACAAATGTCATAGGAGGACCCTCCATCTACAAgtgcataaataaataaatgtagtCAATAACAAAATCTGAAACAACTATAGCCTTACAATTGCATGTAAACACACAGCAAACAACATAACCATACCCATCGCAAACCCTCCATTTTCCAGAAAAACCCACCGCATTACGACCACGAAACCCCTAACGGCAAAACCATACAAAACATGTTCTTCCTAATCCGAACCCTAGTCTTACTATATGCTTCTTATAACTAAGTCAACCTAAACCAATGCATACCAACAttgcaaaatcaatagaaattgtaaaaaaaattaaatcttaccCTATGGCAGTTACTGTTCCTTCCTCCAACAGCGAAACTCCTCTGCAAGCTCCTCCAACTATCCGACGTAGTAGAGCCAACTAGTCTACAAGCCTCGACACGCACAGAAATCGTCAATAATGCTACAAGGTTCTGATCAAAGGATCCTTGGGTAGAGTACCAGAGTAGAGAGAAGAGGAGGGGTTTTGGAGCGAAAGTTGAAGAGGGTTGTTATGAGATGAGAGATGGGAAGAACGTTTGAATATCCCACTCTGGACCATAAACGACGTCGTTCCCTTGTTTGGGGAGTGGAGGAATGAAAATACGTCGTTTTGGAGTCTACCACAATGGCACTTAATGTTCTAGCTCAGCAACTGAAATGACGGAAGGACCAACTCGATCAATGTGAGTAACTTTCGGAGacgaatttgattaattttatctttcggGGACTAAAACGGAGATCGGGGTATCTTTCAGGGACgattttgagtattaactccttctttatttctttcttctatcttagaaaaattttcatttctttaaGATATAATCTAGGCATATCTATATATTAGACTAGATTACGTTCTTATAAATCCGAGACTAGTATGTGGtcatttgtattattttttgaagTCTCAAAGAATTAGAAAAGAATTCGTCAACTCTATTGTAGAAGTTGAGATCGTCTTTCTTACTGGTTCATTCTGTGAGTTTTTTAACTCTATAATTTCTTATTAAAACTTGATCCACTGACAATCTTTAGTTCTAAAAATGTTTAAGcaaagaatatttaaaattcttaGGTTAAGTTGTGGTTTGCTTTGAGTCTTCCATGTGAAAATTAGGAGAATATCTAAAGTACTTAGTTAGTAAGGTACCGAAGCGAGTTACTTATTAGCTTAAAAAAGTTTGAGGTAAAAATATCTTAACGTTCTTAGATTGACGAAGAGTCAATCTGAGTCACTTCGTAGTCTTGAAAAGGCctgaaaatataaaatctagCGCTCTTAGGTTGGTGGGGGTATCCAATCTGAATATTACCTAAGAAGTTCGGTAAAATATCTAAAGTCCTTAGTTGTGGGTTATCCAATCGAGTCTTGTCTAAAATTGTCCGAAGAAtatcaaaagttttaaaattgggTTGCAATTTAATCTAAGTCAAAACTGCAACCTGCAAAAACTCTACAAATAATATCTGTGTACACTCATTCTGTTATTAGAATTCTCAAATTGCTTTAAAGACTAAATACAGACCTTTTAGGCCGAACCAATATATTGCCTATATATTTCTTCTGAATTTTATCTCTTACATTATTGCCTTGGTTATACAATGATCATACAAAGATTTATTCATCTAACATTATTGGCTTTTTTAAAATTCTGTGAACTAAAATTATAATAGAGTTAAAGACAAACATTATGACTTTTATCCTCTGTCTCTAATGTGCTTGGAAATGCCAGAGAAGGCGTTACATGTTTATGGTTAAAATTAGAAAGTAGGCTTCAAGGCGTGGTTTTATAGTATCATTTGTTAGTGCAAAGAACTATCACACTTTTCCTTTTTCGCTTTATGTTTTTGCCATCCGATAACCATGAGGATGGGTCATGCGATTAACGATTTActgaattttaatattagaaagTTAGAATGTTAaggtttaataaaaaatataattgaatacCAAATAAAGAAACATCATATATCATATTTCATTCATCTAGAGTAATAataaatcttaataaaaatctTATATACTATATCAAGGGTACGACAGAAAAATTGAGTTTGGAAATTCGCACATGAAATTCTCAGGTGGACTAATCATATACTAAAGATGATATAATCATCTCCAActcagtattttatttttttaaatttcaatcaaCAAACACGTCGGCGGAAAATTGTAATAAACAGTAGtgttaaaattacttttttatggTTCTAATGCTGGTTTTGACCTTAAAAAAACTGGGTTCTAGCGCAAAGCTGGCCACCCATTACACGACAGGACTTTATAACCTCTGATTTAGCGGAAAATGTAACCTAAAATTTATCCAGCTTAAGAAAAACAGTTACAATTGATTTATGTCCAATCTATGGTCTTCTCCTGGTAGATAGATGGGAATAAAACAATGTCCATGTCCCCATCAAGTTTTTTGTTGTCCAACTGTTACATTCAAATTCCTACTCTAGCCATTCATGGTCAAATAGGAGCTTTCTGGCCGCTGATAGACCCAATTCTAACTTCACCGGCAGGCGGCAGCAACGGACAATCTCCGGAGACTTTGATTCAGAAGGGTCACCTCATAAATCTTTCTGAACATAATGATCATCACACCAGATACATGTTTAACTTAACCAAGGGAGTAGTGTTAGTATGCAACACTTTGCCGGGTTAACAACTGCAAGATACAACCATGAAGACTTAAAACCTATCAGAGGCAAATTGAGTGAAATCTAGCGTCTCTGTGATCAAGAATTTATAAGTACATGTTTAGCAATTAGCAGTAGAAGCataattagaaacaaaaacagGACCATAAgcggaatttttttttttataaaaaatgtagttaacaaataaaaataattgtaaaaagCTTTTCTTTAGCCTATAAAATTGCTatagtatttaaataaaataaatataaaagtacttttccctttttatattcaaaatttaaaagataaaacagGAATTTAAGGGATTGCTTGGTTTGTATTTCCATTTTGAagggaacaaaaaaaaaagattttattatgtttactattctttttctttcttcatgaaattctaaaaaattaaagataaaagtaGGGGGAGAAAAAACCAAACAAACACTTCTACTTCCTCATTATTTGGCACATTCGTAACTCGATATATTTGGAAACTAGACTATCCTGAATTTTCGAAGGCAAAGATATTTGGAGAAAGTATTCCTAATTTTCCCAGAAGCAGCTTTATATCTAATTCTCAGAAATGGGGTAATTTTCTTGTTCTGCAATATTTTAAGGGGAGAAAAAAGAACTAAAACACAattttaaaagtagttttttAGGTAGCTAATCACAAATAGGTCCTATTCTACATGCTACATACCTTTATAATAAAGGAAGCACATAGACTGCAACATGTTTTATTTGAAAGGGGAGAATATGATGGAGGAATTGTGGCCACCAAAACCGAATGAATTAGACAGTGCTGCCTTGACTTCCAGTCTCTCCTTCTTTGGGCCCACAAGCACATTAGCATCCTGGTTTTTCGTTCAGTTATGTAGTTAACCAAAAGTAGAGAATTTAACCACATAAACAGTCAACACactttcaaaagaaaaatttaaaacaaaaaaatagggAGACTGGTGCACAAAAATATCATACCACTCCTTTGTCTGGGCTTTCCAGATTGATATTGGGATGAATCCACCCTGTCCTTATtgcctacaaaaagaaaaactgaAGCTCAATATCTGTTCAGTGAAAGTTTCGCTAATTATATTTCATAGAAGATTCAGTATTTTCACCTGCACTGTTGCAACAGCTTCGACTCCACCAGCTGCCCCTAGAAGATGGCCAATCATAGATTTAGTGGAATTCACTTTAAGCTGTGGAACAAGAGACCGCCGTAAGCACAATAATAAGGTAATCAGGGGAATAAACTAAAGCAATCAGAAGGGTAAGAGATAACAATTACCTAAAACGATCCATATTATAGGTAACAAGGTAAATTTACCTCAGGATTGCGACCGAAGCAATGCATCAGAGCCTGGTACTCCTTGAGATCTCCAGCCGGCGTAGACGTGGCATGTGCATTTATGTAGTTCACATCCTCTTTTGATAGTCCCGAGTGAGTTAGTGCCTTTTCAATGCAAAGAATCACACCAGCCCCTGTTTGAAATGTGATAATTAGTTTACATGCATATTGCAGGGAATAGCTGGCTATAAATAGGAATAAGAGATGGAGAACTGGAGAGTCATAATTAAGaacttgaaaaagattttcGATATATGAGAAAACTCTTAGCTTATCCCTCAATATTCGTATAGAGATTCAGGGTTTTTGGCCATTGACCAAGAACTAGAAAAAAACATTCTTGTCTACCTACTAAGGTAGAATAAAAAGAACTTCATGCAAGCTTAACCCATGCATGATCTCCCATGATAAACAACAGCCCAATGCACAAGCATCCTGCATTATGCAAATCTTATCtcaagaaaatcttatctcgcAATGCTCTTGTATTAAACTTTCTAGGTTCTTCCAAAGCATGCCTTGGCAGAATTTGTACAAGATGGTCATTCCAAAACCATTACTCCAATAAGAAGAGACAACATGACAACATTATTCCAAAACCACCagaaattttgttaaatttagaACAAAAGCCAAGGTTGTGTTTGGCACCATTGTCAATTTGTTGCTGAAATAGTTCTCCTGACCTTGAAAGACAAACAACAACAGTAAGAACAATACAATGAAAATAACATCATCAAAGCCTTGTCCTCTACTCCTCTTAGGTGGGATCAATTGCACTAATTACATAACACTTTAGCATTCTATCACAAGTCATGTCTACTGTtattaaacaattaaaattaaacttactGGTTTTGCCTATAGTTGTTCATAGTCTGTTCCTCTAACTCCATGGCAAGATATCATTACATCTACTCTACTTAGAGAAGCTGAGCAGACCTTCTCAATGTATGTCCAATAACCTAAAGCAAAACTGTACCAACTTTTCTACAATAGGCACTATAGTAGCTTTCTGTCTAATACATTCATTTCAAAACATATCTTGTATGGTATATCCACTCAACCAACCGGCATCCACATATCTACTACATTGATCTTATTTTGGTGTAAGCTTTTTTCTATTGCCCGTTGTTCAGTACTATAATGCTTAAGTCTTATAATTGCACAATAAAGTTTAGGGCCGGGTGGATATTGTCACTCCCAATTTGATAATGTCACTCTATTATATGTTATTTCCAAATTACCCTACATGGAATATTTTCCcgtcacaatgaaaaaaaatcacattcgAGAGGAGTAGcaaaatcaattttgggagTGGCAATAACAATATCAGTTCCCTCCTTAAAGCTTTCCCTAAGAAGTGAGCAGTAAGATCATAATATGTGTGTGTATCTTTGTGTCTACATAGATGTGTGTGTTTCAGATCATTTTCATCTAGAAGTTATTCAAAGCCTCAAAGAAACAGAATAACATTTTTAACATTAACATAGCAGATTTTCTTTCTTATACTTTGAAAGAGATCATTTTAGAACATTTCCAAGCATTCTCCACAGCCAAATAAATGCAAAAACGGCAGTAGCTTTTAACAAGTTAAAGTCCActttttgtaaaatataattcatcCACAGAAGTCCTCATATTCAAACATGTCTAATATAATActctaaacaaagaaaaatactaaTGCAATGTTCAATTTAGGGTTATAGTGAGTAGAAAAACATTGTGAAATTTATATTTGCACATAAAGAATACATGAAAAGGCTGATATAAATCAGGATCTATGAGCCATCACACCGAAATTCATTCAGTGCATATCTACCATTCTTCAAAgtcaaataatttttctttcttcaaaacACCAACTTTAAGAGGGTTTATTCCTTActcccaaaaataaaaaaaattaaaattacaatcAGGAAAACGCATATTTGCTACACGACTGTCTTTGTGAacttgaacaagagaaataaaatgacaccaaagCAGCATTTTCATTTAACCTCATGGTTCCAGGATCGCAAAGCCAGAGAAAACAAGAGTTTCATAAAACAAGAGTTTCATTTACCACttagttattgttattgttatcatAAAACAAGAGTTTCATTTCCACttggttattattattgttattgttatattgctattgttattgttatatgAATAACTGAGAAGGCCTTAATGAAGATTTAACATTTTACCATCAGGGTGAGGCTCCGTCATATGATAAGCATCACAAGTGAAGCTTCCACCACGGAACTCTGCATATATTTCTGCTCCTCTTTGCTGCATCCAAAAAAACAAATTAGATGGCTTtgaatttaaaagttaaaatgaaACATGGTACGAGAAATATAAGCAGTGTTAACCAAAACAAGAAGTTTGAAGCCTAGGAGCATGATTCCAACACGGGATAGGACAATGGTCAGAGCAACATTGTTTTTCTACTCTTGGAAGAAACTGAAGGATGAGAAGAAATATATAAAGTAGTATTGCAGTAATATCTATAGCAAAGTTTTTCAAAGGTGGTTCCACTATCAAATACGTATATTACAATAGAAGTACCTTAGCATGCTCTAACTCTTCTAAAAGCAAAACTCCAGCCCCTTCACCCATAACAAATCCATCGCGGTTCTGTTATAACACAAATTAGTTCTTAGCATCTGATATTCAAGGCATGGTAAATAGTAACAATGATAGTAGATGTTGTTTATGAACAGAACACCAAGCATTACAATAGTCTAATAACTATTCATGTTGTTAAaagttgtttatgaatgttgaaCCTGATGAATTAACTCCCTTTAAGAATTGAGCATAATTTCTCATTATCAATTTCGGCTACTTTTAGACATCAAGAAATTCTGATTTCTGATTGTTATGGTTTCTCTTTCAACTTCAGGCTGTGTCTTTCCCATTTTATTCCTATACAATGATATGAAAAGTCATTTCTTATTAAACACTGTTGCACATATAAGACAGTCAGAAAGTTTTGTAAAAGGTAGAACATAGACGTGCAAATCCTTCAAACATATTGATTACTTTGAGTAAAGTAAGCTTCCTCAGTTACTCGATTTCTTTAAAAGACAAGAAATAGCACATACTAATCCAACTTCCAACAAAGTGTGTGCATATATAGAGAGATAGTGAGAGAgagatataagaaaaaaaaaatatgagaactcaagaataTAAATGGGAAAAAAAAAGGACAAGTAGGATTCCTAAAGCATTACACTATCCCAAGGGCGTGAAGCTTTAGTAGGATCGCTATTTCTCTGAGAGAGTGCCCTGCATGCCACAAAGCCTCCCAAGCCTATACAAATCATTTTTAGATTATATATCAGATATGATGGTGTTTTGTATAAGCTGGAAAGTGTGAGGAAAAAAATAGGATACCAATTGGTATAATAGCAGAATCTGAACCACCACAAAGCATCATGTCCTACAGATAAACTCAAATCTGTTAATGCCTTTCAATAACATGATCGTAGTTGCAGCTTTCTTCTCAACAATTTTTCCagaaaaatgttataaaaatcaGAAATACTTACAGCTTCACCTCTAGTTATATGGTTTGCTGCATTAAGTATACAGAAATTGCTTGTAGCACAAGCTGTGGAGATTGAATAATTAGGGCCCATCCAACCCTACAATGTTCATAAATGTTAATTTGTTAGAAGCTTAAGTGTGTGCGTGTAAGACACCTATTTATGGTATCCACGATAAGGACAATTTTATTTAAACAGACCAAATCCATAGCAAGAATGGCAGAACCCATATTTGTCGTTGCAAATGGTACACAAAATGGATTCATCTTCTTATATGATATTCGTAAAGCTTCAATAGCATCACTGAAAACCTGTTCAGAAAACAGAGAAAAGTTAAGGTAGTCAATAAACCAAAGCAAACAAATTGCAAAAAAGTCCTTCCAGCACCATATTGGATTGCATTAGATAATAACTTCAATACACCAAAGTTTACACCTCCCTACACATGTTAGGAAGTTTCTTAATATTGAACTTCAAAATCTGACACAAGTCCCTACTTGCTCAATTGctttatctaaaaatataaaagattgaATGATTACCTTCATCCCACCCATTGCTGAGCCAATCAAAACCccacatttttgtttatttaactCATTCATTATGTCTTCAGTGATTCCACCATCAACCAACGCTTTTTTCCCAGCTATTAACATATACAACATAAATTTATCCAATCTCTTTGAGAGCTTTGGCGCTACCCAACCGTCAGCTGAGACAGACTTGATCTCGCCAGCAATCCTCTGCATACAGCATACTAAGAACAAAAGCTACAGCAGGAAACAACTCAGTACAATATGAATGAAATGTTAATTACCGTTGGAAATTCTGCACAATCAAAAGCATTAATCTCGCTTATGCCACTAACACCATCAAGTAAATTTTTGTAGAAGACATCTGCATCATGACCAAGTGACGTTACCACACCCATGCCTGTCACAACTACTCGCCTTTCCTTCGTAGGAGGTTTTTTCGAAACTGTAGTAGCTTCTTGAGCAGGTTGCAAAGCTATGGCCATTATTTTAccttgaaaatattttaatgcaATGCAAATGTCAGCAATTGTATGAATATTTGACCATGAATCATAG
The genomic region above belongs to Arachis duranensis cultivar V14167 chromosome 3, aradu.V14167.gnm2.J7QH, whole genome shotgun sequence and contains:
- the LOC107479205 gene encoding 3-oxoacyl-[acyl-carrier-protein] synthase II, chloroplastic isoform X1 encodes the protein MPLSRKIMAIALQPAQEATTVSKKPPTKERRVVVTGMGVVTSLGHDADVFYKNLLDGVSGISEINAFDCAEFPTRIAGEIKSVSADGWVAPKLSKRLDKFMLYMLIAGKKALVDGGITEDIMNELNKQKCGVLIGSAMGGMKVFSDAIEALRISYKKMNPFCVPFATTNMGSAILAMDLGWMGPNYSISTACATSNFCILNAANHITRGEADMMLCGGSDSAIIPIGLGGFVACRALSQRNSDPTKASRPWDSNRDGFVMGEGAGVLLLEELEHAKQRGAEIYAEFRGGSFTCDAYHMTEPHPDGAGVILCIEKALTHSGLSKEDVNYINAHATSTPAGDLKEYQALMHCFGRNPELKVNSTKSMIGHLLGAAGGVEAVATVQAIRTGWIHPNINLESPDKGVDANVLVGPKKERLEVKAALSNSFGFGGHNSSIIFSPFK
- the LOC107479205 gene encoding 3-oxoacyl-[acyl-carrier-protein] synthase II, chloroplastic isoform X2; translated protein: MAIALQPAQEATTVSKKPPTKERRVVVTGMGVVTSLGHDADVFYKNLLDGVSGISEINAFDCAEFPTRIAGEIKSVSADGWVAPKLSKRLDKFMLYMLIAGKKALVDGGITEDIMNELNKQKCGVLIGSAMGGMKVFSDAIEALRISYKKMNPFCVPFATTNMGSAILAMDLGWMGPNYSISTACATSNFCILNAANHITRGEADMMLCGGSDSAIIPIGLGGFVACRALSQRNSDPTKASRPWDSNRDGFVMGEGAGVLLLEELEHAKQRGAEIYAEFRGGSFTCDAYHMTEPHPDGAGVILCIEKALTHSGLSKEDVNYINAHATSTPAGDLKEYQALMHCFGRNPELKVNSTKSMIGHLLGAAGGVEAVATVQAIRTGWIHPNINLESPDKGVDANVLVGPKKERLEVKAALSNSFGFGGHNSSIIFSPFK